The DNA region TCTGATGGCCGAGATGGACGCCATCGAAAAAACCGACCGCCAGACAGATGGGACGCTTGCGTCGGCGCAATTCGGACATGTGGTGGACGATTTTCATTTCAGGCGTCCTGAATGACACCCCCGAGTGAATGGAGGGGCAGCACGACATTCAGCAGATCCATTTGTTGCATGGCGAGCAGTTTGTCCAGTGACACGGCCTGATTGACACTGTAGCCGGCGGATTCGGTCCGGCGCAGCTGTGAAAGATGGGCGCCCACCCCGAGGACTTCGCCAATATCGAAGCAGAGGGTCCGCACATAGGTGCCTTTGCTGCAGCGCACGACAAACGTGCCGTGGGGAGGCGTGAACTCGAGCAACTTGAATTCGTAAAGGTGGATGAATCGGGGTTTGCGCTCCACTTCCTCGCCCTGCCGGGCCAGCTTGTAAAGCGGAACCCCCGCCATCTTGATGGCGGAGACCATGGGCGGCATTTGAAACATGTCGCCTTTGAATTTCGAAATGGCCTCCTCCAGTTGGGCGCGGGTGATGCCGGAGGGGTCGGTCTCTTTCAGGACCTTTC from bacterium includes:
- the truB gene encoding tRNA pseudouridine(55) synthase TruB encodes the protein MNRTDPFDGILLVDKPTGMTSHDVVYKIRRHFNLKKVGHGGTLDPAATGLLVILLGRGTRVSSRFMSSDKTYEGTITLGITTDSQDAEGKVLKETDPSGITRAQLEEAISKFKGDMFQMPPMVSAIKMAGVPLYKLARQGEEVERKPRFIHLYEFKLLEFTPPHGTFVVRCSKGTYVRTLCFDIGEVLGVGAHLSQLRRTESAGYSVNQAVSLDKLLAMQQMDLLNVVLPLHSLGGVIQDA